A single window of Syntrophus aciditrophicus SB DNA harbors:
- a CDS encoding RNA-binding domain-containing protein: MLKIELLEIIAAGENSGIEFKRDDVRPEQIAREIVAMANLKGGRLLLGVDDDGTITGIQRPKTEEWVMNILATKIHPMLLPFYEEVVLDNGKRVAVVTISEGPSKPYVLRHEGREEIFIRVGSTTRRATREQQARLHEMGGILHTELLPVSGAGLNVLDRQRITDFLQHILQDAILPKSDTEWSQRLMALGFMTSGPGGIPVCTIAGLLLFGFAPRSFLRQAGIRIMIFEGSEKAYHALYDRVIDAPILPLWTTSNENGRVQAADGLLEIVNSIIQPFISEESSKINVAFRKEVSQRFSREVIREVLLNAVAHRDWTRFTDIELVIYADRLELTSPGPLPNTMTIEKMIAGQRSPRNPLLVDILRDYGYVDARGMGIRNKVIPLVRKMTGQDPIFEETDDYLKTIIPAAGVSK; the protein is encoded by the coding sequence ATGCTTAAGATTGAACTTTTGGAGATCATCGCGGCCGGTGAAAATTCAGGTATTGAATTCAAGCGGGATGATGTACGCCCGGAACAAATTGCGCGGGAAATCGTTGCCATGGCCAACCTGAAAGGGGGACGGCTCTTACTTGGCGTTGACGACGACGGAACAATTACCGGAATTCAACGTCCGAAGACCGAGGAATGGGTAATGAATATCTTAGCCACCAAAATCCACCCGATGCTTCTGCCATTTTACGAAGAGGTGGTGTTAGACAATGGCAAACGTGTGGCTGTAGTGACCATTTCAGAAGGACCTAGCAAACCTTATGTTCTCAGACATGAGGGTAGAGAGGAAATCTTCATCCGCGTGGGGTCCACAACACGGCGGGCTACCCGGGAACAGCAGGCACGCTTGCACGAAATGGGCGGCATACTTCATACCGAATTACTGCCAGTTTCCGGCGCTGGCCTTAACGTGCTTGACCGTCAACGTATCACCGATTTTCTACAACATATCTTGCAGGACGCCATATTGCCCAAATCAGATACTGAATGGTCTCAACGTCTTATGGCGCTTGGCTTCATGACCAGCGGACCTGGAGGCATTCCTGTCTGCACGATTGCTGGGCTTTTGCTTTTTGGTTTCGCTCCGCGAAGTTTTTTACGCCAGGCCGGCATTCGGATTATGATTTTCGAAGGTAGCGAAAAGGCTTACCATGCGCTCTACGACAGGGTTATAGACGCTCCTATTCTTCCCCTGTGGACTACGTCCAATGAAAACGGACGGGTTCAAGCTGCTGATGGGCTTCTCGAAATAGTTAATTCAATCATACAGCCCTTTATTTCAGAAGAAAGCAGTAAAATTAATGTGGCCTTTCGTAAAGAGGTATCGCAGCGCTTCTCCCGGGAAGTTATCCGGGAAGTCCTGCTGAATGCAGTCGCTCACCGGGACTGGACGCGCTTTACCGACATTGAACTGGTTATCTACGCTGATCGGCTTGAACTGACCAGCCCTGGTCCATTGCCTAATACGATGACGATCGAAAAGATGATCGCGGGCCAGCGATCGCCACGTAATCCTCTTCTTGTCGATATCCTGCGTGATTATGGATATGTGGATGCACGGGGCATGGGTATCAGGAATAAGGTTATCCCTCTCGTCCGCAAAATGACCGGGCAGGACCCAATATTCGAAGAAACCGATGATTATTTAAAAACGATCATTCCTGCCGCTGGAGTAAGCAAATGA
- the brxL gene encoding protease Lon-related BREX system protein BrxL: protein MKELDHLDQLAASAFDGYLVRKDLVRRYSRQYPVPTYVVEFLLGRYCASVDSQEIDEGLKIVERQLQDRTVRTSEQELFKARAREKGSVKLIDIVKARLDAKTDSFLVELPSLGIRDVRIADAIVHEHERMLTDGFYAEVTLTYDAAIAAEKHGRPFAIDSLRAIQLSKSDVLATLRKGRESFTSYEWKDFLLRSVGLEPATMSDRAQMVVLLRMIPFVERNYNLVELGPRGTGKSHLYQQISPYSHLISGGKATVAKMFVNMSSGQRGLVCLYDAVCFDEVSGISFDQKDGVNILKGYMAAGEFSRGKESIRASGGIVMVGNFDVDVEQQQRIGHLLSPLPPEMRNDTAFMDRIHAYAPGWDFPKLKASDHLTNHFGLVTDYLSECWTKLREGTRISALQGRAHWGGALSGRDIEAVNKTISGLLKLLFPDPNMSIPDDDLEFIIRIALEARRRVKEQQKRCLKTEFRNTHFSYFMGMDGVEQFVSTPELHSDEAIEADPLPPGQVWAISPGGQDAAPSLYRIEVTCGPGNGVKILNAPVPPAFRESVRFGEQNLYSQAKSLVGDRDPRSHEFSVQLRAMDTDHSGHGLGLPLLIALCGSLMERSTKGRLIVIGSLNLGGSVEMIPNPVAVAELGVEKGAAQILMPISARRQLLELPDEMATKVNIVFYADPADAFMKAILE, encoded by the coding sequence ATGAAAGAACTCGACCATCTTGACCAACTTGCGGCATCTGCATTCGACGGTTATTTGGTTCGCAAGGACCTGGTAAGACGGTACAGCCGGCAGTACCCCGTTCCGACTTACGTTGTGGAATTCCTGCTCGGACGTTACTGCGCGTCCGTAGACTCACAGGAAATCGACGAAGGATTGAAAATCGTTGAACGTCAGCTGCAGGATCGCACTGTCCGCACAAGCGAGCAGGAACTTTTCAAGGCACGGGCGCGTGAGAAGGGTTCAGTAAAATTGATCGACATTGTCAAGGCGCGCCTCGATGCCAAGACAGACTCATTCCTGGTTGAATTGCCAAGTTTGGGAATCAGGGACGTCCGGATTGCAGACGCGATAGTGCATGAGCATGAGCGAATGCTGACCGATGGTTTCTATGCTGAAGTAACACTGACCTACGATGCAGCCATTGCGGCTGAGAAACACGGCAGGCCATTCGCTATCGATAGTCTGCGGGCAATCCAGCTTTCCAAGTCGGATGTCCTGGCAACCCTGAGAAAAGGCCGCGAGAGTTTTACTAGTTATGAGTGGAAGGATTTCCTCCTGCGCTCTGTAGGTTTGGAACCGGCGACAATGTCGGATCGGGCACAGATGGTGGTGCTACTGCGAATGATCCCCTTTGTCGAGCGTAACTACAATCTTGTTGAGCTCGGCCCACGTGGCACGGGCAAGAGTCATCTGTACCAGCAAATATCACCTTATTCGCACTTGATTTCGGGCGGAAAAGCAACAGTTGCTAAGATGTTCGTAAACATGTCCAGCGGTCAGCGGGGGCTTGTCTGCCTATATGATGCGGTTTGCTTCGATGAAGTGTCAGGTATCTCTTTTGACCAGAAAGATGGGGTAAACATCCTTAAAGGCTATATGGCGGCCGGTGAATTTTCGCGTGGTAAGGAAAGCATTCGAGCTTCCGGTGGCATCGTGATGGTGGGCAACTTCGATGTGGACGTGGAGCAGCAGCAGAGAATCGGCCATTTGCTCAGCCCGCTGCCACCAGAAATGCGCAACGATACGGCCTTTATGGACCGCATTCACGCCTATGCACCCGGGTGGGATTTCCCAAAGCTCAAGGCAAGTGACCACCTTACAAATCATTTCGGTCTGGTGACGGACTACCTTTCCGAGTGCTGGACGAAGTTACGCGAAGGCACGCGAATATCGGCACTGCAAGGCCGGGCGCATTGGGGCGGCGCGCTGAGTGGGCGGGATATTGAGGCGGTCAATAAGACCATCAGTGGTTTACTCAAGCTTTTATTTCCCGACCCGAATATGTCAATACCCGATGATGATCTTGAGTTCATAATCCGGATTGCCTTGGAGGCACGGCGCCGGGTTAAAGAACAACAGAAGCGTTGCCTGAAAACAGAGTTCCGAAATACGCATTTCAGCTATTTTATGGGCATGGATGGAGTAGAACAATTCGTATCGACGCCTGAACTACACAGCGATGAAGCGATCGAAGCGGACCCATTGCCGCCCGGACAGGTATGGGCGATCAGCCCCGGTGGACAAGATGCAGCGCCATCTCTATATCGCATCGAAGTAACGTGCGGTCCGGGCAATGGAGTGAAGATACTTAATGCACCCGTTCCACCGGCGTTTCGAGAAAGCGTCCGTTTTGGAGAGCAAAATCTCTACTCGCAGGCCAAGTCTCTTGTTGGGGATCGCGACCCTCGCAGCCATGAGTTTTCCGTGCAGTTGCGGGCGATGGATACAGACCATTCCGGACATGGCTTGGGGTTGCCCTTATTGATAGCCCTGTGTGGAAGTTTGATGGAGAGGAGCACGAAGGGTAGGCTTATCGTTATTGGCTCGCTCAATTTGGGAGGTTCAGTGGAAATGATCCCCAACCCGGTCGCCGTCGCCGAGTTAGGGGTTGAAAAAGGAGCTGCCCAGATTCTCATGCCAATTTCGGCACGAAGACAACTACTAGAATTGCCAGACGAAATGGCGACAAAAGTAAATATCGTCTTCTATGCGGACCCAGCGGATGCCTTTATGAAGGCCATCCTCGAATAA
- a CDS encoding DUF932 domain-containing protein yields MPANVQTMAYYGEKPWHGLGKEVPKGVTAEEMIRAAGLNWEVELRPARGARKINRKGEFSRYEIVRVPRPGTKETEVLFGVVSRRYQPLQNIEAFGFFDLIVGERKAYFETAGALGEGERIWVMARMPDAMKIVSGDECFKYLLLSNTHSGEGSVIVKFTMVRVVCQNTLMLAMDDGQKAYRVRHSRQMQFKLNELADFLSITQEIFLKAEEQFRKMVKIQMTGTRLNDYLEAVYPRTDNQKKKGETPARWKHVHEVFENSDDLQLPGVCGTLWGAYNAITGFEDYKEPQQEELPDQRLDRIWFGSGADIKMKALFKATELANAWN; encoded by the coding sequence ATGCCAGCAAATGTTCAGACAATGGCCTATTATGGTGAGAAGCCTTGGCATGGCCTTGGAAAGGAAGTGCCGAAGGGAGTGACCGCTGAAGAGATGATCAGGGCTGCCGGGTTGAACTGGGAAGTGGAACTCCGACCTGCCAGAGGTGCACGGAAAATCAATCGTAAGGGAGAATTCTCTCGCTATGAAATCGTGCGCGTGCCCCGCCCAGGAACAAAAGAAACCGAGGTGCTGTTTGGTGTCGTCAGTCGGCGGTATCAGCCTCTTCAGAACATAGAGGCCTTCGGGTTCTTTGATCTCATAGTTGGAGAACGTAAGGCATATTTTGAGACAGCAGGTGCACTGGGTGAAGGGGAACGGATATGGGTAATGGCCAGGATGCCTGACGCAATGAAAATCGTCAGCGGAGATGAATGCTTCAAGTACCTGCTGTTGTCAAACACGCACTCGGGTGAAGGCTCGGTGATTGTAAAGTTCACAATGGTTCGCGTAGTTTGCCAGAACACTCTGATGTTGGCGATGGACGATGGACAAAAAGCTTATCGCGTGCGGCATAGCAGGCAAATGCAATTCAAGCTTAACGAACTCGCGGATTTCCTGTCAATCACCCAGGAGATTTTCCTCAAAGCCGAAGAGCAATTCAGAAAGATGGTCAAGATCCAGATGACAGGAACTCGACTGAATGACTATCTCGAAGCAGTTTATCCACGTACGGATAATCAAAAAAAGAAAGGCGAAACACCGGCTCGGTGGAAGCATGTGCACGAAGTCTTCGAGAATAGTGACGATCTTCAATTGCCAGGCGTTTGTGGCACTCTCTGGGGAGCATACAACGCCATCACAGGATTTGAAGACTACAAGGAACCACAGCAGGAAGAGCTGCCTGATCAGAGATTGGACCGAATATGGTTTGGTAGTGGCGCTGACATAAAAATGAAGGCTTTGTTTAAGGCTACCGAATTAGCCAATGCTTGGAACTGA
- the nadA gene encoding quinolinate synthase NadA: MSLSDLQSEIRALLHERNAILLAHYYQREEVQEIADILGDSLALSIEAARTNADVIVFAGVHFMAESASIISPDKTVLLPHLGAGCPLADKITPVSLAEARKKYPDAAVVTYINSSAEIKAHSDICCTSANAVKVVNSLTDARQILMIPDGNLARYTARFTDKEIIPWEGYCPFHHFVLPEEVARAKAEHPGALFIAHPECNEAVVAMADFVGSTSAMIEFCRKTDVREIIVGTEIGIMTPLKKQNPEKIFISPSESLVCQTMKLITLENILASLKTMTPVIKVPEAIRIPAKRALDRMLAVR; the protein is encoded by the coding sequence ATGAGCTTATCAGACCTGCAGTCAGAAATCCGCGCGTTGCTTCATGAACGGAACGCCATCCTGCTGGCGCATTATTATCAGCGGGAAGAAGTTCAGGAAATTGCCGATATACTTGGAGATTCGCTGGCCCTGAGCATCGAGGCGGCTCGGACGAATGCCGATGTCATCGTTTTTGCCGGTGTTCATTTCATGGCCGAAAGCGCCTCCATCATTTCTCCGGACAAGACAGTTCTTCTGCCGCATCTGGGTGCGGGATGCCCCCTGGCCGACAAGATAACACCCGTATCGCTGGCAGAGGCCAGAAAAAAATACCCCGACGCCGCGGTCGTCACCTACATCAATTCCTCCGCGGAGATCAAGGCGCACTCCGACATCTGCTGCACCTCGGCCAACGCCGTCAAGGTGGTCAACAGCCTGACGGATGCCCGGCAGATCCTCATGATCCCCGATGGCAACCTGGCCCGTTACACCGCCAGATTCACGGATAAGGAGATCATCCCCTGGGAAGGCTACTGCCCCTTCCATCATTTCGTCCTGCCCGAGGAGGTCGCCCGGGCAAAAGCGGAACATCCCGGCGCCCTGTTCATCGCCCATCCGGAATGCAACGAGGCGGTCGTGGCGATGGCGGACTTTGTGGGCAGCACGTCCGCGATGATCGAGTTCTGCCGGAAAACGGATGTCCGGGAAATCATTGTCGGAACGGAAATCGGGATCATGACCCCGCTGAAAAAGCAGAATCCCGAAAAGATTTTCATTTCCCCATCGGAAAGTCTTGTCTGTCAGACGATGAAACTGATCACGCTGGAGAACATTCTCGCATCCCTGAAAACAATGACCCCGGTGATCAAGGTGCCTGAAGCGATCCGCATCCCCGCAAAGAGGGCTCTGGACCGGATGCTGGCCGTGCGGTAA
- a CDS encoding TrlF family AAA-like ATPase, protein MSKARYARFWKCALQVNPWDYARKYRGRDHGLDESEYNNQILQTCQSEDIHVVGIADHGSVDTLDGLRQVLVNGGIVVFPGFEIASAEKAHFVCLFSENTTIQQLERYLGSLKLTDPDDGVHPSSLSAEQLLWEIEQLGGIAYAAHCTEKSGVLQRKLDHVWKNSLLLAAQVPGSLDDLKNDEGNAYRIILRNKNRDYQRERPIGIINAKDVAEPKDLQLPQACCLVRMTEPCFDAFRQAFLDPESRVRLLSDRQERFFSQLERVRFTGGYLPGVDIQLSGHLNAIIGGRGTGKTTLLECIRYAMEQEPISERAKRTHREIVKQNLGAGRVEIDIRSFTMQGRRFTISRRYGEAAIVRDESGNTSTFRPADLLPRLEIFGQNEIFDIAQDEGGLTSLLRRFLSSKDATDRRRIEIQDKLRGNAKRLVDARSKLAEIEDQVARLPKLEEQARQFQTIGLGEKLAIVPKLEKERQLAARIEEEQRNVQEALVSLEDALPDATFLGEEVVKGLPHVQEIRKLRSNLTTLHSELETLIANAKQKVEVSDTEIKAKITALSAKITGEEATLEQEFAKIPAFQGRTGREIGSAYQQVLKDIERIRPLKTKRDTRQMLVTELRKERNNLLANLSEAIANAAAEIDVELKILRKKLEGKLRPSVDHAANRRELKDFIMKCNLEGVGEARLRWLDDAEEFSPIRLAQTIRQGAEALKNAGWGMTAGVAEALTKLSESKLLEIEAMVLPDIIRLELNVAHIGKEEYRPISKLSTGQQCTAVLHLLLLENRDPLIVDQPEDNLDNAFIAERIVTELRSAKLGRQFIFATHNANIPVFGDAEWIGVLQASEGQANMPDEFQGAVDVPEIRSQAAAILEGGKEAFIQRKEKYGF, encoded by the coding sequence ATGAGTAAAGCCAGATATGCACGATTCTGGAAATGCGCTCTACAGGTGAATCCATGGGACTACGCCAGGAAATATCGAGGCCGGGACCACGGACTGGATGAATCAGAGTACAACAATCAGATTCTCCAGACATGCCAGTCTGAAGACATACACGTTGTGGGTATTGCGGACCACGGGAGCGTTGACACGCTGGATGGACTTCGCCAGGTTTTAGTTAATGGCGGGATTGTGGTCTTTCCGGGATTTGAGATTGCATCAGCGGAAAAGGCTCACTTCGTCTGCCTGTTTTCAGAAAACACCACAATTCAGCAACTTGAGCGATACCTGGGCAGCCTTAAGCTGACGGACCCGGACGACGGCGTTCATCCCTCGTCCTTAAGCGCCGAACAGCTCCTATGGGAAATCGAACAGCTCGGCGGCATAGCCTATGCGGCGCATTGCACAGAAAAGAGTGGCGTACTCCAGCGGAAGCTCGACCATGTGTGGAAAAATTCTCTTCTCCTTGCGGCACAGGTTCCCGGCTCGCTTGATGACCTAAAAAATGACGAAGGCAACGCATACCGAATCATACTACGCAACAAGAACCGGGACTACCAGCGAGAGCGTCCGATAGGGATTATCAACGCAAAGGATGTCGCGGAACCGAAGGATTTGCAGTTACCTCAAGCATGTTGCCTGGTACGTATGACCGAGCCTTGTTTTGATGCTTTCAGGCAGGCCTTTCTGGACCCTGAATCTCGGGTTCGGCTGTTAAGTGACCGCCAGGAACGTTTCTTCTCTCAACTGGAGCGTGTGCGCTTCACCGGCGGCTATCTCCCGGGCGTGGATATCCAGTTGTCTGGGCACTTGAACGCTATCATCGGCGGACGCGGCACCGGCAAGACGACTCTCTTGGAATGCATTCGCTATGCGATGGAGCAAGAACCTATCAGCGAACGGGCGAAACGGACCCATAGAGAGATTGTAAAACAGAATCTTGGGGCTGGACGTGTTGAGATCGACATCCGTTCATTCACCATGCAGGGACGGAGATTCACGATCTCCCGCCGCTATGGTGAAGCCGCAATTGTTCGCGACGAATCGGGCAACACCTCGACGTTCCGGCCTGCCGACCTGCTTCCCAGGCTCGAAATCTTTGGTCAAAACGAGATCTTTGACATTGCGCAGGACGAAGGTGGATTGACAAGCCTGTTGCGGCGGTTTCTCTCCAGCAAAGACGCGACCGACCGGCGTAGGATAGAAATCCAGGACAAGCTCAGGGGAAATGCAAAGCGCCTGGTCGATGCGCGGAGTAAACTTGCAGAGATCGAAGACCAGGTGGCACGCCTCCCCAAACTGGAGGAACAGGCTAGACAGTTTCAAACGATCGGCCTTGGTGAAAAACTCGCTATTGTTCCAAAGTTGGAGAAGGAGAGACAATTGGCGGCGCGCATCGAGGAAGAGCAGCGTAATGTTCAGGAAGCACTGGTCAGTTTGGAGGATGCGCTGCCCGACGCAACTTTCCTTGGTGAAGAAGTCGTTAAAGGTCTCCCCCATGTACAAGAAATCAGAAAACTCAGAAGTAATCTGACAACACTGCACTCTGAACTTGAAACTTTAATAGCCAATGCCAAGCAGAAAGTGGAGGTCTCCGATACCGAAATCAAAGCAAAAATAACCGCTTTGTCAGCAAAGATTACCGGTGAAGAAGCCACCCTGGAACAGGAATTTGCCAAGATACCTGCTTTTCAAGGCCGTACCGGCCGCGAAATCGGATCGGCATACCAACAAGTGCTTAAAGACATTGAACGGATTCGACCTTTAAAAACAAAGCGCGACACCAGACAAATGCTTGTCACCGAACTTCGCAAGGAACGGAACAATCTACTTGCCAATCTCTCAGAGGCTATTGCAAATGCCGCAGCAGAGATTGATGTAGAATTAAAGATACTGCGTAAGAAGTTGGAAGGAAAGCTCCGCCCATCTGTCGATCACGCAGCAAACCGCAGAGAATTAAAAGACTTTATCATGAAATGCAACTTGGAAGGTGTGGGTGAGGCGCGATTACGCTGGCTTGACGATGCAGAGGAGTTCTCTCCCATCAGACTCGCACAGACGATAAGGCAGGGCGCAGAAGCGCTTAAGAATGCCGGGTGGGGGATGACTGCCGGTGTGGCAGAGGCTTTGACGAAACTTTCGGAATCTAAACTTCTTGAAATTGAAGCCATGGTATTGCCAGACATTATCCGGCTGGAGTTAAATGTCGCGCATATCGGCAAGGAAGAATATCGTCCGATATCCAAACTCTCGACCGGGCAACAATGCACGGCCGTGTTGCACTTGCTGCTCTTGGAAAACCGGGATCCCCTGATCGTCGATCAGCCGGAAGATAATCTCGACAATGCATTCATTGCGGAACGCATTGTCACTGAGCTCCGCTCTGCAAAGCTCGGGAGACAGTTTATCTTCGCAACACATAACGCGAACATCCCCGTGTTTGGTGATGCAGAGTGGATCGGGGTGCTGCAAGCCAGCGAAGGCCAGGCCAACATGCCTGATGAATTCCAGGGTGCGGTGGACGTACCTGAGATCCGCTCTCAGGCTGCTGCCATTCTGGAGGGAGGGAAAGAGGCCTTCATCCAACGTAAGGAAAAATATGGTTTCTGA
- the pglZ gene encoding BREX-1 system phosphatase PglZ type B, with protein sequence MKDETTLIESVLASLAHAARYNPGDMVAPAAVLWTDTDGQWRLVVEQLRRFMPGLLTLGEYDPQTRTGPAIWLRCVIEPVVRKEKFTDLQWPDDATPVIYMPGVSRQTLRAVEECPDGLKPLVELQYRGTVWTQKNGKDWTVLAFLISEDGGMGLDVAGDRLTLQAIRGALSKLSVTPVKQLRNKRLEAEDFDRLMIGDPTRDLLRWLNDPDGVRKELDQGTWAAFRNRCRQDYSFNPETDGDIVAGEKLGIREGTWYGVWERFVEAPAFYPRVPELLRRSKPSGKLIFDKDSWPDENESMENELRSALLKTSAMSPDEARQQLEQLEVKHGVRRNWVWARLGMSPLANAMEHLAAVAKRTEVTLGGESVDAMARLYAEGGYLADDAMLRSLACVKTAEDTTAVQTAVRCVYLPWLEDTTRHFQQCHSVKSLPSVEQQEVAKVNTHECILFADGLRFDIGQRLAAMASERNIEVSVTWRWASLPTVTATAKPATSPIAGKLSGGHMREDFSPELKETGETLTTDRFRRLLSDAGFQILGQVDTGDPLTQDARGWTEYGEFDKLGHDLQVKLATMIEDQLELLFERVQGLLEAGWKRVVVVTDHGWLLVPGGMPKAPLQKYLAESRWSRCAAIKDTSHVEAPVSGWSWNSHEQFAHAPGAYCFVSGQEYAHGGVSLQECMVPILTFTAMMESPQLIVKVCEIQWIHQRCRVKVEPVAEGIMADLRTKPSVASSSISGLKRLDAHGKAALLVADDTLEGTTVSLVIVDASGRVICKEATTVGGDR encoded by the coding sequence ATGAAAGATGAAACGACCCTGATAGAGTCTGTCTTGGCCTCTCTGGCACACGCTGCACGGTACAATCCCGGTGACATGGTTGCTCCGGCAGCCGTTCTATGGACAGACACGGATGGGCAGTGGCGACTGGTGGTTGAACAACTTCGAAGGTTCATGCCAGGACTGCTGACACTTGGTGAGTACGATCCACAGACACGCACCGGACCAGCGATCTGGTTGCGGTGTGTGATCGAGCCAGTGGTTCGGAAAGAGAAATTCACAGACCTGCAATGGCCGGACGATGCAACGCCTGTGATTTACATGCCGGGTGTGAGCCGCCAGACACTTCGGGCCGTCGAGGAATGCCCTGACGGGCTTAAGCCACTGGTGGAGCTTCAGTATCGCGGTACGGTCTGGACGCAGAAAAACGGCAAGGACTGGACAGTTCTTGCTTTCCTCATTAGTGAAGATGGGGGGATGGGTTTGGATGTGGCTGGGGACAGGCTTACACTCCAGGCGATTCGGGGCGCTTTGTCGAAATTGTCAGTAACGCCGGTAAAGCAGTTGAGAAACAAAAGACTGGAGGCTGAGGACTTCGACCGGTTGATGATTGGCGACCCAACCCGCGATCTGCTGCGCTGGCTGAATGACCCGGATGGGGTGCGTAAGGAGTTGGACCAAGGAACCTGGGCGGCATTTCGCAATCGCTGCCGACAGGACTATAGTTTTAATCCAGAAACAGATGGAGACATTGTAGCCGGCGAAAAGCTCGGGATACGCGAGGGCACATGGTATGGCGTTTGGGAACGTTTCGTGGAGGCGCCGGCGTTCTATCCGAGAGTTCCGGAGCTCCTGCGACGCTCTAAGCCATCGGGAAAATTGATCTTTGATAAAGATTCATGGCCGGATGAGAATGAATCCATGGAAAATGAACTTCGGAGTGCTCTATTAAAGACAAGCGCGATGAGTCCCGACGAAGCTCGACAACAACTGGAACAGTTGGAAGTCAAGCATGGAGTACGTCGTAACTGGGTATGGGCTAGATTGGGCATGAGTCCGCTGGCCAATGCCATGGAGCATCTGGCAGCCGTGGCCAAACGGACCGAAGTAACGCTTGGTGGCGAATCGGTCGATGCCATGGCCAGACTTTATGCCGAGGGTGGATATCTCGCTGACGATGCAATGCTTCGATCCTTGGCTTGTGTGAAGACGGCGGAAGATACCACAGCCGTCCAGACAGCAGTAAGATGCGTTTATCTGCCTTGGCTGGAGGACACGACCAGGCATTTCCAACAATGCCATTCGGTTAAGTCGTTGCCTTCAGTGGAACAACAGGAAGTTGCCAAAGTTAACACACATGAATGCATCTTGTTTGCCGATGGGCTGCGGTTTGACATAGGACAGCGACTCGCAGCGATGGCCAGCGAGCGGAACATTGAAGTGTCTGTCACTTGGCGCTGGGCTTCACTTCCCACAGTAACGGCAACAGCCAAGCCGGCAACGTCTCCTATTGCCGGGAAGTTAAGCGGCGGTCACATGAGGGAAGACTTCTCTCCAGAATTGAAGGAAACCGGCGAGACGTTGACTACGGATCGTTTTCGTCGGCTGCTTTCAGATGCTGGCTTCCAGATACTAGGGCAGGTTGATACAGGAGACCCTCTAACGCAGGACGCCAGAGGGTGGACCGAGTACGGAGAGTTTGACAAACTCGGACACGATCTCCAGGTAAAGCTGGCAACCATGATCGAAGACCAATTAGAACTTCTGTTCGAGCGAGTGCAAGGGCTACTGGAAGCCGGATGGAAACGGGTGGTCGTAGTAACCGATCACGGCTGGCTGCTCGTGCCTGGCGGAATGCCCAAAGCACCACTACAAAAGTACCTTGCCGAGAGCCGATGGTCGCGGTGTGCAGCCATTAAGGATACATCGCATGTAGAAGCACCGGTTTCCGGCTGGTCATGGAACTCGCATGAACAATTCGCCCATGCGCCAGGGGCTTACTGCTTTGTGTCCGGGCAGGAGTATGCACATGGCGGCGTGAGCTTGCAAGAGTGCATGGTTCCGATTCTTACCTTTACTGCCATGATGGAATCGCCTCAGTTGATCGTCAAGGTATGTGAAATTCAGTGGATTCACCAACGCTGCCGAGTAAAGGTTGAACCAGTGGCGGAAGGAATAATGGCGGATCTGCGGACGAAACCAAGCGTTGCCAGTTCAAGCATTTCTGGCCTTAAACGTCTGGATGCCCATGGAAAGGCGGCGCTGCTGGTCGCTGACGACACGCTTGAAGGAACAACGGTCAGCCTGGTTATTGTCGATGCTTCTGGACGCGTCATTTGCAAAGAAGCTACTACCGTCGGAGGTGACAGATAG